A window of Sus scrofa isolate TJ Tabasco breed Duroc chromosome 15, Sscrofa11.1, whole genome shotgun sequence genomic DNA:
AAGTTGGTCACCTCACCAGCCATGTCACCAAAACTGGCTGGTGACATTTCCAGCATTTCCATCAGGGGTGGGCTAGACCTGGAGCGGCAGACCTGGCTTTGCCCTGCTCCACCCTGAGCAAGATACTCCAGGAGAAACACTCTAGGAAGTACAAGTCTGGCACCAGAGTTTAGGACTTTTAATCTGTCCCAAAGTTGAAGCAAAAGTCATGATAAAACATTCTGCTTTCTTTTACAACCCCccaaggcaagaagaaaaaaaaaaaaaaaaaaaaaacttcgtaggaaaaaaatggttttgtaCATGGGAAGAAACAATATAAATTCAAAACTTACAGATAAGGGTTAGCTCTATCACTCAtctctttaaaaagtttatatcaATATCCAGTCAAAACCAACAGGGTTATCGCCTTTGAAATGTTATCTATACGATTTCCAAGGAGACCACAGGGCTGCACGCTGTCTTGGAATGTCCTCAGAAGGCTCTGCCAGTGATCAGGTAACAGAGTAAAAACCCCAGAGTCCTTTCTTTCAAATGGAAGAGGAACGACAGGGATAGAAGAAACTATTCAAACTTGGTCTTCTTTCCTTGTGGCTTgtggtctcctcctcctcctcctctgcctcctcggAAGCCGCCTCGCCCTGCAGGAAGGCAAGACACGTCCCTGAAAGGCTGGCTGCAGAGCTGCCAGTGCTCCCTCCCCAGAGGCTTGAGTGAGGACTTGGGGACTGAGTGACGCAGGAACCTGGGCCCGCAGGTTGGGAAGTGCATGTATGTGCCACAGGCACACAGTGAGGGGGCCTTCCACGCTCCTTACCTCCAAAGCCTCCCCGGCCTCTGCCACCAAATCCACCGCGgccacctctgccaccacctCGACCTCCAAAGccgcccctgcctcctcctcggCCACCGAAGCCACCTTCGCCCTTAGGCTTGGCCCAGTCCAAAGTAACTTTGTTTCCATCAATTTCACCATCTTCCATGGCCTCCTTGGCGGCTTTGGCATCTTCCTCACTGTTGAAGTCCACAAAACCAAACCTAGAAACACCAAACGCAACTGCCCATTACAAAACACACATGGAACGGGTGCCCAGTTAACCTTGCGTGTGGACTAGTGATCCTGTGGCAATAAAGTAGCCCTGCTCATCAGGGAAGCCAAGACCCAGGGCAGAGCAGTGCCCGCGGAAAGCCAAAACTGGTTGTACTGACGGCGCGAGCTCCGGAATGTCTGTCTCACAAAACAGCTGAATGTACCTCTGTGAAGACAGAAGGCAACAACGCAGCTCTGTGAATTCTCTCTTCTTCTCGTGCGAATCCTAAACTGTCACCCATCGACAGAAAGGAGCTCAATGAGAAGGCACCAGATGGGAGCTCTCCCTCCTGGCGGACGCGGCACATGCCCTTACCCCTTGGAGGACCCAGTCTCCCGGTCAGTGACGATCCTTGCACGAATAGAGCCGTCAAACGACTCCTTTAATGTCTCTTCTGTGGTTTCCTCGGACAGACCTTTCACAAACAGAGTTTTGGATGGCtctggggaagaaaaataaaaaccgcACCTTCACTTAAAGGCACAATTCCTGACACCATGCTGGATTTGCACGTTGCTGTCTAGCCTGACTACTGAGAATGCGCGCCTTCGTGCAAGCTTTCACTTTGAGCATCTGTAAGCAAAAGCAGGTAAAGCGACTTGGTGCACAGATGCTCCAATAAAAGACCAACCGCCCTCTCAAGTTTCCAATCCCCCGAGCCATTGAGAACCTGTCTCAGATCTTTATGGAAAACGGGAGAAGCAGCCAAGCATGTGAGACGGCAGTCCTAAAGCAGGCAGCTGAACCACCACACAGGACAGTGAACCACAGGCAACACTGCTGCTCAAAGCCAACTTAGCTGGATCAGAACTTGACTATCTAGAGGAATTTTCTTGAGATTTCATCAGTTATTTCTCAGATAATCAGTCATCATATCCAGCATCGTTTACTCAGCAGcaggcaacagaaaaaaagaggttcTTCTGACCATAAACAGCTAAAGCACAGCACCAAGGACCCACCCACCACATCCTGCTGATGAAGTAACTTACGGCTTCTTGCGTTAGGTGATCCCCTGGGTCCTTGCAACTCCAGTCTGATGGCTCTGCCCTCAATTTCCCTTTTATTACATGAATTTAAAGCTTCTTTAGCATCTTCAAACGAAGCAAATTCTATAAATGCATACCTGAGGATAAACAGTCAACACTTAGAACAGTCACCAAGCACAGAGCTCCTCTGCTCTGCAGCCCCTGAGGCCACCAAGGCTTCTTCCtcaagcacacacacaaaggacGCAGCTGCCGCTAACAGCCAGGGACCGTGACGTCCCCTCCGTGATTGACCACAGAAAGGCACCAATTCTTTTACCCTTTAGATTTGCCGTTTTGGTTCTGGGGCACTTTGATAAACGTTGCCTTCTCAAATACTTCCTGAAGGGTTTCTTCTGTGGCACTATAGGCGAGGTTGCTTAGAACCAGAGTTTTTGATTCACCTACAAATAAAAAGACGTCAAATGAAGACTCTGAAGTAGCAGTTCTCAACTgcggtcacagctacagcttgctTCGTTCTTAAGAATGTTTATGCGTGAGGGAGTTACACACCAACGCTGACACAGCTGGAATCCTGCTTGTCAGTCAATAAAATCAAGTACCTAGTATGTACTGTTACACACTTCCTCTTCCCGTCACTCAGATGTATAAGCTGCCTACGGCTCAGTGTCTTCCTACAACACTCTTCTGATTTTAAGACACAATCTACGTCATTTACactataaaacatacatataaaggAAACTGGACTTATCTATGTTCTGGGGTAAAGACCTCATACAGCTCTCATTCAAGACCCTCAATACAAACAGAGATATAATCAGCTTGATCTACATAAACCTGCACCCAATTAATTAGTCAACtttttataaaagacaaagacGCAAAGGATTTCCCTCCATCAATTCCAAAACCCTGTATGGAGAACGGCCTATAAATTCTTACCACTCCAAGTGCTATTCTTTCCACCTCTAAAGTCTTGATTTTGACCTTTCTCTCCAGTGTAGTACAGGGAAATGGATCGCCCATCTATTTCTGTTCCCTGCTTTTCTTCCAAGGTTTTCTCTGCATCAGCTTCTGTCTTAAATTCTATATAAGCAATcctacaataggaaaaaaaaaatttaaatccacctgactttttaaaaaattcaagtccGTATTAACTCTCtaacaatatatatatgtttttctttttggggccacacctctGTCAtagagttcccagactaggggttgaattgcaactgcagctagtggcaggcccacaccacagctcatgccaacgctggatccttaacccactgagcaaggccagggattgaactcatatcctcatggatactagtcaggttcttaacccactgggccaccacagGAACACCTAACACAAATGTTTTAATCTCAGCAACATGCCCTTATTTCAGATGAGTACCATAAAAATGCCCTTCGGGGTTTTCTGGCCATGCCATAgtacagggaagttcctgggccagggatcgaacccacagcatagAAGCAACTCAAGCCTCTGCAGTAttaacaccgtatccttaacccactgcacaagagaactccaaaatgtcCTTTGTCTTATACACTGTTCAGGTTTTGCCATCTTCCGCTTTTCAATTAAAACTTTTCTCCCACTACACAAAGTGTGCTAAATACTTCTTACAATAAATTCACTCAAAATTAAATCTATTATCTCCACTGTACAAATGGGGAATTGAGGCATGGGTTAGTTTAGTTTGCCCATAATCACATACGTAGGAAAGTTAGaacatttcttttgtaaattagttaaatgcattcattttaatGTAACATTTCAGTAGACTTAAAACATACCCTTTACTCTTTCCATCCTTGCTGACTAATCTGATCTCCACGGCATCTTCAAAGACTTCTTTTAATTCATCCTGAGTAACTTTATAAGGCAGATTTTTAGCCAAAAGCGTCCTCGCATCTCGATCtagacaaaaaaacacaacaatgaACTGGATAACTTAAAAAGACCTTTCCCCACAGATCACCAAAGACCTACTGACACATAATAAAAGTTTtcttcaagaaataatttttaattttattcttttttgttttagggccacacccacggcatatggaggttatgtgccaggctagaggtcgaactggagctgtagccactggtctatatcATGGCACGGCCCAATGGGAGTCACATCTACAACCCACacaacagttcacagcagtgctagacccctaacccactaagtgaggccagggctcgaacccacaacctcatggataactagtcaggttcttaacccactgagccacaacaggaacgccaagaaATACTTTTTGAGATCCTACAATGTACAGGTGCTCTGTCATAACTGAGAATAAACTATGTGCTGAATACTTAGAACAGAGCTCTAAGATGGTATGTACAGAGTAGTTATGGCTcagtatttttgaattaaaaatatcataaacaCACTTGAAATGTAACCAGTGTGTATAGAGAATACAAATGGAGTAGTTAGGGATCTGCTCTACTTCCAGTGAGGACTATTAGGTTAACAATTTAGgtacatctaggagttcccgtcgtggcacagtggttaatgaatctgactaggaaccactaaaagcttgcaggttcgatccctggccttgctcagtgggtgaaggatctggcatagctgtgagctgtggtgtaggttgcagatatggctcaggtctggtgtggctctggcgtaggccggcagctgtagctctgattcgacccctagcctgggaacctccatatgcctctggagcggccctagaaaaggcaaaaagacaaaaacaaaacaaaaacaatttaggTATATCTAATCCATTTACTTACTTATTGATTTTtgctgcggcatatagaggttcccagctagaggctgaatgggagctacagctgtcggcctacactacagccacagcaatgcaggatccaagctgtgtcttagCCAAAGCTCctgacaccactggatccttaacccactaagcagggccagggatccaacccatatcctcatggataccagtagggttcattTCTCCAGGAACTGCtcacttttaaaaagtctaacaagtagtgccaggcactgctgtaAACATTTAACATTCcaattcatttaatcctcgtAACATCAcgaagcaaaaaagaagaaggttaAACAATTGACCCTGGCCGACTTGCCTATATTTAATCTAATATAGATAAACATCATAAATAAACATTAACAAGTTACCTATCATATCATAATTAGCTAGAGTTTTACATACCTTTCTTACTgtcttttccctttggtttttctagtttaatttcattGCCAAAGACTTTTAAACCAGTGAGTTCCAAGGCTTTTTCCAGGTCTTCAGCAGATTCAAAATCCACATAGCCAAACTTCCTTTAAGGtgaagaggacaaaaaaaaaaaaagttacaggtggaggaagaaaaaacaaaccaagccGCACTGAACAAGAGCCACCTTACGTGGGTTCTGGGCAACAGAACACTAACGTGATGATGCGAACAGGGACTGAGGAAGTCGAAAAGCACCTAAACCACTGGGGCTGCAGGGAGCATCTAAGTACCGATGCAAGCTTACCTCCAAGATGCTCATTAGCTACACTGCACACAACAGCTGACGTGATGACAAAAGAACCCTGCTTTAGCACTAAGACAAcccaatcctggagttcctgctgtgccacaatgggaccagtggcgtctctgcagtgccaggatgcatgtttgatccttggcccggcacagtgttgccagagctgcggcataggtcccaactgtggcttggtcctgacccctggcctgggaactctgtatgccgcaggacagccaaaaaaggaaggaaaaaaaaatatcctatcTAATTAAAAGCATTAACTAACATAACATAGCTGTTCAGGTGTAATAAATATTCTAAGAACATCAAATCTTATAACGAAACATGTGCTGTATCAAGAGTTATgggtgactggagttcccattgtggtgcagtggaaacaaatccgactaggaaccatgaggttgtgggtttgatccctggcctcactcagtgggtcaaggatcgggTGTTACCattgtagcataggttgcaaatgtggctcagatctggtattgctgtggcactggcgtaggccagtagctaattagacctctaacctggcaacctccatgtcgcaggtatggccctaaaaagaccaaaaacgaAAAAATCCATTTGGGGTTTTTACAATTTGACAATTCAATGACTTAATAGCTAATCTCTGAACGCtcttacatacacacatttaagCTAAGGTTctacaaaaggaaggaaaacatgagCAGATCCACGCGCAGAAGTACTGTGGCATTAACTGCTCCATACCTACCTAGACACACCAATTCTGACGTCGACAACAGCAAGATCATTTTTAGCAAAAACGTCACTGATACCCGTTTTTAATTCAGAAGCAGATTTGCTGAAGTTCAGGTTTCCAACAAAGAGATTGAAAGACGTAGTTGGTTCTGTGGCTgcacaaaaaaattaacacaaatttagTCTTTTCTAAAGTATGGCATAAACTTCATTTCCAGCGTAAAATTTCATGGCACATCAGCACATTGCAGTGTCACATCAGGTTTCAGTATTAAGTCCCTGTGTTGTTCATCACGTGTGCTATTGATCAGGTGTCATTCACCAGCCCCAATTCTCCAAGTTACCTTCCACCTTCTGTTTCTTGGCTTCAGGAGCTGCTTTCTGTTTGGCCATCTCCTTCTTTCGTTTTCCAGGTGCTTCTTTGACAGGCTCTAGACAAGATTTCAAACAATCTGTATGTCAGCCACAGTCAGCCACACATGCTCAAGTACCTTCTTTAAACAAAAAAGTCAATGTACTTCAGaatcttaacttgattaccttcctcctcctcctcctcgtcctcgtcttcatcttcctcatcctcctcctcctcctcgtcctcctcttCATCCTCGTCCTCATCATcatcctcttcatcctcctcgtcctcctcgtcctcctcttCATCTTCATCCTCAGCAGTGCTCTTGGCCTTCACAGGAACAGCTTTTGCCGgggcttttttccctttggctggTACCGTCTCCATAGCTTCTTCTtcagagtctgaaagagaaaCCAACGGGTCTCAAGGGAACTCAGAATTACCCCAGTTCCAGGAAAatgtaagggggaaaaaaagtgtactCCTGCCCATGTCACTGTGCTTAGCAGCCACAAGAAGAATTAACAGCACTTGGAGATAAACTCCTTCATCATGGAAAATACAAGGTAAGCTGAAGTGTTTTACTCAGGAGCAGGCAACCACGCATGGGTACCCCGCCAGTGCACCCCAACCAGCCAAAAGAAACCTTGCCATGCGTCCCGTCAAAGGCCCACGTTGTCGGGAGTCGAGCATCACTGCCTGAACCTCAACCCTAATATATCTTGCAAACAAGAACCCAACAACTACTACACAATGCCTtaccatcttcctcctcctcgtcatcctcgtcctcgtcctcatcctcatcttcatcctcctcctcctcctcatcatcgGAGGccggagcagcagcagcagcagctcctttCACCACTGCTGGCTCAAAGTCGTCCTCGTCCTCCTCTTCGTCCTCCTCATCCTCTTCGCTGTCGTCTTCGTCTTCCTCATCACTGTCTTCTTTCTTGGCATTCTTGCCATTCTTTGCCCCCTTAGCTGGAGCGGCTGCTCCCTTCTTACCAGAGGTTGCCACCAATGCTTTGGCTGGTGTGGCTCCCTTCTTGCCAGGTGTGGCTACTGCTTTGGCAGGTGTAACTGTCTTCTTGGCTGGTGTAGCCGCTGCCTTTTTGCCAGGAGTGACAACTGCTTTCTTGGCCGGTGTGGCAGCCGCAACCTTTTTTGTGGGGGAAACCATCACCTTCTTTGCGGGAGTTGGGGTAGCCTTTTTGCCTTTCTTCTGAGGAATAATAACcttgataataaataaaaacaagcataAGCCTGTTTCCAAACTCAGAGAGCCTTGGTCCATAACTGAATGCTTGATTGTAACCCTGCCTCTAGTTCAAGACATGCATTAGATGACAGCACATTAAACTGTAAGGGCACAGAACACATCCTCTGTACAGCTGAAGTCACAGTCCTCAGCTTAGAGCAGTCCCTGACAGGGACTCTGAAAACAGACTGTCTGGATGCCACATGCCAGAGTGGTTTTAGCAAAGGTTTTACATCTTCATTTTATGCCTCAAGAGtctttgtatttgaaaataactCAACTTTACACACTCCTTTAAGGATTTCAAGCTGACACATGTAACCAAATACCTCACACAGACAATGGACTACCTGTTAGGCGTTATTAAATCATTTGGGGCTCTCATTGTGGATGGAGATAAAAGTTCACTCAACCCATATTCTTAGGACCAAAAGAGAAAACGAACACCAAATAATCAAGCTGCAGTCATGCCTCAAAAATTTAATACAAACCAAAGAAAGCATATTagcttggtaaaaaaaaatcatcatttatcTATATGTAAGTCACACTCCAAACCACTTTTTGTGGACTATATAGGTTTTATCAGGTTATGTGTGTCTAGATAAAATCTTTACTAAGTTCTAAATTAGAAATATGAGCAATATAGCAATTAGTTTAGTTGCCTTTACAGTAGCTAGGAGTGATAAACAGTCAATGTTAACCAAATACAAGGTGGTGACCCTAAATCCACACGCTAATTTAACGGTGATTAGTACTACCAAGCCCATATAGGATAACAGAGACCAATTAATCCTACTTGGCGGGGGGCTAAGAGAGAAATCTGGTAACGCTAACCTCAGACCTGTATATAAtgctcagagctggcatttgaGGGACAGTTAACTGTCTGGGCTGTTTCTCCATCTGGTATATATGGCTAACATGTTGAAACTGGAAACCTGCAATGACTTAATCCAATATAATCACACCAAATCCTACAGGAGGCACATGAAAACTCCAGGCCTTTTCTCTCTCAAGTTCTTTCCAATACTTTGCCTTATGGTATCCTGACAGGTCAATAAAAAGTTTGGGAAACACTCAACCTTTACAACAGTACACGTTATGAATATAACCCGAGACTTGCCAGTATTTTCAGATATTCAACACCAACTCCTCCCATCCTCCATTTTATAGTTTAAGACAACTCGGCACTGAGTACCTCTTCTCCGCTGCTATCATCCTCCTCATCGTCTGACATTTCTTCATCTTCACTGTCTTCTTCTACCTCCTTTGGGGGAGGAGCCATTTTCTTGGGGTCGCCTTGATTTTTACCGGCCTAAAACAGACACAAACATAAGTGCGTTACACCTTCCACATTTCTGACCATTCTTCATAGTAAAATGGCAGTCATCTTGCTTAAAACCCCCTTTTCATACTTAAATACAATTAACACAAAAACTATTCTTGATATCAATGTTAATATTAGTAGACAAATTCTAAACTCCCCGCATATTTCCTGTCAGGTTCTACAAATACCAACCTTAGGTAAAAAGTCAAGGAAacactctccctctccctgctgcctTCCCTAAGCGCACCCGTTTTATAACTATACCCCCAGATCCTTGAATAACGGCcaaaaaatttttcatatagCCTACAATCAGACCTCTGTAACCGCAAGTATGAATAGCCCTTCAGCCAGgagaaaataccttaaaaaaaaaaaaatccttggggTTAAAGTGTGGCACTTAATTCCACCCCCCTCATCTGGATTTAAATTAaggcagcctttaaaaaagaatttgcacAGAGTTTCcgggtggctcagcgggtcaaggatctggcattgtcactgctgtggctcaagtcactgctgtggtgcgggttcaatccctggcccaggaaagttCTGTATGCTACCGATGcggcaaaaaagtaaaaaaaaaaaaaaaatttaaacaattcaCATCTTAACCTTTAATCTTCCACTAAGTCTTTCCCCGAGGTATCAACCCCGCCCCTTTCAGCCCCCGCAGGACCACGTGGAGTAACTTGCAGGCCACCATGGGCGCACAGGTTGGCGCAAAAAGCACGCGGCAGGGCCTCCTTCCTGGAGACCACCTAGAGTCCGCCCGCCCGGTCTGAGCCAAGACCCCATGGGCCGCCGCTCCCCGCCCGAGGGTCCAGTCCCC
This region includes:
- the NCL gene encoding nucleolin isoform X1; this encodes MVKLAKAGKNQGDPKKMAPPPKEVEEDSEDEEMSDDEEDDSSGEEVIIPQKKGKKATPTPAKKVMVSPTKKVAAATPAKKAVVTPGKKAAATPAKKTVTPAKAVATPGKKGATPAKALVATSGKKGAAAPAKGAKNGKNAKKEDSDEEDEDDSEEDEEDEEEDEDDFEPAVVKGAAAAAAPASDDEEEEEDEDEDEDEDEDDEEEEDDSEEEAMETVPAKGKKAPAKAVPVKAKSTAEDEDEEEDEEDEEDEEDDDEDEDEEEDEEEEEDEEDEDEDEEEEEEEPVKEAPGKRKKEMAKQKAAPEAKKQKVEATEPTTSFNLFVGNLNFSKSASELKTGISDVFAKNDLAVVDVRIGVSRKFGYVDFESAEDLEKALELTGLKVFGNEIKLEKPKGKDSKKDRDARTLLAKNLPYKVTQDELKEVFEDAVEIRLVSKDGKSKGIAYIEFKTEADAEKTLEEKQGTEIDGRSISLYYTGEKGQNQDFRGGKNSTWSGESKTLVLSNLAYSATEETLQEVFEKATFIKVPQNQNGKSKGYAFIEFASFEDAKEALNSCNKREIEGRAIRLELQGPRGSPNARSQPSKTLFVKGLSEETTEETLKESFDGSIRARIVTDRETGSSKGFGFVDFNSEEDAKAAKEAMEDGEIDGNKVTLDWAKPKGEGGFGGRGGGRGGFGGRGGGRGGRGGFGGRGRGGFGGRGGFRGGRGGGGGDHKPQGKKTKFE
- the NCL gene encoding nucleolin isoform X2 codes for the protein MVKLAKAGKNQGDPKKMAPPPKEVEEDSEDEEMSDDEEDDSSGEEVIIPQKKGKKATPTPAKKVMVSPTKKVAAATPAKKAVVTPGKKAAATPAKKTVTPAKAVATPGKKGATPAKALVATSGKKGAAAPAKGAKNGKNAKKEDSDEEDEDDSEEDEEDEEEDEDDFEPAVVKGAAAAAAPASDDEEEEEDEDEDEDEDEDDEEEEDDSEEEAMETVPAKGKKAPAKAVPVKAKSTAEDEDEEEDEEDEEDEEDDDEDEDEEEDEEEEEDEEDEDEDEEEEEEEPVKEAPGKRKKEMAKQKAAPEAKKQKVEATEPTTSFNLFVGNLNFSKSASELKTGISDVFAKNDLAVVDVRIGVSRKFGYVDFESAEDLEKALELTGLKVFGNEIKLEKPKGKDSKKDRDARTLLAKNLPYKVTQDELKEVFEDAVEIRLVSKDGKSKGIAYIEFKTEADAEKTLEEKQGTEIDGRSISLYYTGEKGQNQDFRGGKNSTWSGESKTLVLSNLAYSATEETLQEVFEKATFIKVPQNQNGKSKGYAFIEFASFEDAKEALNSCNKREIEGRAIRLELQGPRGSPNARSQPSKTLFVKGLSEETTEETLKESFDGSIRARIVTDRETGSSKGFGFVDFNSEEDAKAAKEAMEDGEIDGNKVTLDWAKPKGEGGFGGRGGGRGGFGGRGGFRGGRGGGGGDHKPQGKKTKFE